One Rhizoctonia solani chromosome 3, complete sequence genomic region harbors:
- a CDS encoding signal recognition particle 54 kDa protein — protein sequence MLDHCSISHKGGAILWSRSFTPSSSPVNSLVREAIIQDRTAPEDVFEKDGYAIKFKFVNDLELIFVVAYQRILQLTYVDDLLNVMRSVFVDMFAPFLKSFLAAVHAGTGVVTRFDFKAQFAEWDQTFDKILRTLQDKAAQERKSRLGKPTPRVALPVTPPSDNAPALAAETPTDAEEIARNVQALKSRLKGQPKGRARRTPAATSVGGSDSDTSHTPRKKPAKTARRWADSALSVEDMAALDYSSAPSDVDISRSVDLSLLVDESSRGAVGADGMYEVKDLDWASNSKDEDTEDLISRALSKTNQEQKQETSVSSTAWSWLSRLTGGGKVLTSEDLTPVLNGMREHLMKKNVAKEIADKICESVGEGLVGKRVSGFASIKSETRTALSSAITRILTPKTSTDLLLSIRSQKAAQPTPQPYVITFVGVNGVGKSTSLGKVAFWLLQNNLRVLVAACDTFRSGAVEQLRVHVRNLGMLNNNTSEGGEKIELYEKGYGKDAAGIAKEAIAYASQRDYDVVLVDTAGRMQDNEPLMKALAKLAAVNQPDKIIFVGEALVGNEAVDQLSKFDRALKDFSNGRGIDGMLVTKWDTVDDKVGAALSMTYVTGQPIIFVGCGQTYTDLRQLRVQHIVQALLKD from the exons ATGCTTGACCACTGCTCGATTTCCCACAAAG GCGGCGCCATTCTCTGGTCGCGCTCGTTTACTCCGTCTAGTTCTCCAGTAAACAGTCTCGTGCGAGAAGCAATTATCCAAGACCGCACAGCACCAGAGGATGTATTCGAGAAAGACGGATATGCAATCAAATTCAAGTTTGTCAACGATCTCGAACTCATATTTGTG GTCGCATACCAGCGCATTCTCCAGCTCACCTATGTCGACGACCTTCTCAATGTTATGCGCAGCGTATTTGTCGACATGTTTGCCCCGTTTTTAAAGAGCTTTTTGGCGGCTGTGCACGCTGGCACTGGAGTGGTCACTCGCTTCGACTTCAAGGCACAGTTTGCAGAGTGGGATCAGACGTTTGACAAGATCCTTAGGACACTGCAAGACAAGGCTGCTCAG GAACGAAAATCACGCCTCGGAAAGCCGACTCCACGTGTAGCTCTTCCTGTTACACCGCCTTCTGACAATG CTCCAGCACTCGCTGCAGAAACCCCCACCGACGCAGAAGAAATAGCACGCAACGTCCAAGCGCTAAAATCCCGACTCAAAGGCCAGCCCAAGGGACGCGCTCGCCGCACACCAGCGGCAACGAGTGTGGGAGGGTCCGA TTCGGACACCTCCCACACCCCACGCAAAAAACCAGCCAAGACCGCTCGCAGATGGGCCGATTCGGCGTTGAGCGTAGAAGATATGGCCGCGTTGGATTATAGCTCTGCTCCCTCGGACGTGGACATATCTCGTTCGGTCGACCTCTCTTTGCTCGTGGACGAATCGTCTCGTGGAGCGGTAGGAGCCGATGGCATGTACGAAGTCAAAGACCTCGATTGGGCTTCAAACTCAAAAGACGAAGATACCGAAGATCTAATTTCTCGTGCTCTGAGCAAGACGAACCAGGAGCAAAAACAAGAGACGAGCGTGTCGAGTACGGCCTGGAGCTGGTTGTCCCGACTAACAGGGGGAGGAAAGGTCCTTACGTCTGAAGATCTTACACCCGTGTTGAACGGAATGAGGGAACATTTGATGAAGAAAAACGTGGCCAAAGAGATCGCCGATAAGATTTGCGAGAGTGTGGGCGAAGGATTGGTCGGAAAGCGCGTGAGCGGATTTGCAA GCATCAAATCAGAAACCCGCACAGCCCTTTCGAGCGCAATAACCCGCATTCTGACACCGAAAACCTCAACGGACCTCTTACTTTCCATCCGCTCCCAAAAAGCAGCTCAACCCACTCCTCAGCCGTATGTGATCACGTTCGTCGGCGTAAACGGGGTCGGAAAATCCACGTCCCTCGGAAAAGTTGCGTTTTGGCTGTTGCAGAATAACCTCCGAGTGCTCGTCGCGGCGTGCGATACGTTCAGGTCGGGCGCGGTCGAACAACTTCGTGTGCATGTGAGGAATTTGGGCATGTTGAACAATAACACCAGCGAGGGCGGGGAGAAGATCGAGTTATACGAAAAGGGGTATGGGAAGGATGCTGCGGGAATTGCGAAGGAGGCGATTGCGTACGCAAGTCAGAGGGACTACGACGTGGTTCTGGTTGATACGGCCGGACGTATGCAGGATAACGAACCGTTGATGAAAGCGCTGGCCAAG CTCGCCGCGGTAAACCAACCGGACAAGATCATTTTTGTTGGCGAAGCGCTAGTCGGAAACGAAGCCGTCGATCAGCTATCCAAGTTTGACCGTGCTCTGAAAGACTTTTCCAATGGGCGAGGTATTGATGGGATGTTGGTCACCAAGTGGGATACTGTTGATGACAAG GTTGGAGCTGCATTGAGTATGACATACGTTACCGGACAACCAATCATTTTCGTTGGGTGTGGGCAG ACGTACACGGACTTGCGGCAATTGAGGGTACAGCATATTGTCCAGGCTCTGCTGAAAGATTGA
- a CDS encoding dihydrodipicolinate synthetase family protein yields MSTVPPPGIYVPAVLFFDDNEELDFTSIKSHILRLAQGGVTGILIQGSNGEAQHLSHAERSQTIRFARQTLDEAGYDGRSESEGKKRVVIMAGTGALSTRETKELCKEAAEAGAEFVLVLTPGVWPGMMTKDAILKFHRDVADASPVPMLIYNFPVVTAGIDLDSTILSELAQHPNIVGTKLSCGQINKLHRLASLQPSTSFAPFPGRADVLVPALVCGAPGAIAALPNIAPKAHVRAYELFKEGKLKEAMEIQVLLSHADWGINKIGGVSGVKSFVSKYFGYGNNRPRGPLLAVDMARTESVEGEWIRKLIEFEKKL; encoded by the exons ATGTCCACTGTCCCACCGCCAGGAATATACGTCCCAGCCGTTCTCTTCTTTGACGACAATGAAGAACTCGATTTCACTTCCATAAAATCCCACATTCTCAGGCTTGCACAAGGAGGAGTAACCGGAATCCTCATCCAAGGATCAAACGGCGAGGCACAACACCTCTCTCACGCCGAACGATCTCAAACGATCCGATTCGCGCGTCAAACCCTCGACGAAGCCGGATACGATGGTCGATCAGAGTCAGAGGGGAAGAAACGAGTCGTGATCATGGCCGGTACAGGTGCACTTTCGACCAGAGAGACGAAAGAGCTGTGTAAAGAGGCGGCCGAGGCAGGTGCTGAGTTTGTCCTGGTCTTGACACCCGGTGTATGGCCAGGGATGATGACCAAGGATGCGATTTTGAAGTTTCACCGGGAT GTTGCGGATGCGTCCCCGGTTCCAATGTTGAT ATATAACTTCCCGGTCGTAACTGCCGGCATAGATCTC GACTCGACCATCCTTTCTGAGCTTGCGCAACATCCCAACATCGTAGGAACCAAGCTCTCCTGCGGACAGATCAACAAATTACACCGTCTTGCCAGTTTACAGCCCTCTACTTCTTTCGCGCCCTTTCCCGGCCGGGCAGACGTGCTTGTCCCAGCGCTTGTATGCGGTGCACCAGGCGCGATCGCTGCTCTTCCGAACATCGCTCCAAAAGCCCATGTGAGGGCTTATGAACTCTTCAAAGAGGGAAAATTGAAAGAGGCAATGGAGATCCAGGTTTTGTTGAGCCATGCGGATTGGGGAATTAATAAGATTGGAGGTGTTTCGGGTGTCAAG AGCTTTGTTAGCAAGTATTTCGGATATGGAAATAACCGTCCCCGAGGGCCGCTGTTGGCTGTTGATATGGCCAGGACGGAGAGCGTAGAAGGGGAGTGGATACGCAAATTGATCGAGTTTGAGAAGAAGTTGTGA